The following are encoded together in the Hypnocyclicus thermotrophus genome:
- a CDS encoding DHH family phosphoesterase has product MITGHINPDGDCVGAGLALTLAINKLNKDNEKIIRFILQDKAPDTTNFLTHSILIEKAKYINTKYKFDTVIAVDCASIDRLGNEIKQFITANTTLINIDHHISNTNYGDLNYVDPKSSSTSEIIYNFIKKLNIEIDLDIAESIYMGIVNDTGNLAYNNVSYDTLMVVAELKKLGLDNEKVVREFFNKKSYARIKLLGEALNNFEFFEEKKLSFYYLSQKTLKKYNGKKEDTEGIVEALRDYDKAEVSLFLRETENGDIKGSFRSNEKDVNRIAKIFNGGGHQKAAGFNTDLSKEEILKIVLNEL; this is encoded by the coding sequence ATGATAACTGGTCATATAAATCCAGATGGAGATTGTGTAGGTGCTGGTTTAGCTCTAACTTTAGCAATAAATAAATTAAATAAAGATAACGAAAAAATAATTAGATTTATATTACAAGATAAAGCACCTGATACTACAAATTTTTTAACTCATTCTATTCTTATTGAAAAAGCTAAATATATAAATACAAAATATAAATTTGACACAGTTATTGCTGTAGATTGTGCTTCTATTGATAGACTTGGTAATGAAATTAAGCAATTTATTACTGCAAATACTACATTAATAAATATTGATCATCATATAAGTAATACAAATTACGGAGATTTAAATTATGTTGATCCTAAAAGTTCTTCAACTTCTGAAATAATATATAATTTTATAAAAAAATTAAATATAGAAATTGATCTTGATATTGCTGAATCTATTTATATGGGAATTGTAAATGATACAGGTAATTTAGCATATAATAATGTAAGCTATGATACTTTAATGGTAGTCGCTGAGCTTAAAAAACTTGGTCTTGATAATGAAAAAGTAGTTAGAGAATTTTTTAATAAAAAAAGTTATGCTCGAATAAAACTTCTTGGTGAAGCTTTAAATAATTTTGAATTTTTTGAAGAAAAAAAACTTAGTTTTTATTATTTATCTCAAAAAACATTAAAAAAATATAATGGAAAAAAAGAAGATACAGAAGGAATTGTTGAAGCACTTCGAGATTATGATAAAGCTGAAGTTTCTTTATTTTTAAGAGAAACAGAAAATGGTGATATAAAAGGAAGTTTTCGTTCTAATGAAAAAGATGTAAATAGAATAGCCAAAATATTTAATGGTGGCGGTCATCAAAAAGCAGCAGGATTTAATACTGATTTATCAAAAGAAGAAATATTAAAAATAGTTTTAAATGAATTATAA